From Trichoderma atroviride chromosome 1, complete sequence, one genomic window encodes:
- a CDS encoding uncharacterized protein (EggNog:ENOG41), with protein sequence MGSLVSTMGSKSSKTAATNPEGKPRYWYRDNFFLTNDKAYLEPQAINAVFESDLMWWNDPLPEGQMQKMISNCMTMSIYHVPESEKQMQSASISSSFFFSCRPCVHSVRQIRCYFTS encoded by the coding sequence ATGGGCTCTCTTGTTTCCACAATGGGCTCAAAGAGTTCCAAGACTGCCGCCACGAACCCCGAAGGCAAGCCGCGGTACTGGTACCGAGacaacttcttcctcacAAACGACAAGGCATATCTCGAGCCTCAGGCCATCAATGCCGTCTTCGAGTCCGACCTCATGTGGTGGAACGACCCGCTGCCAGAAGGCCAGATGCAGAAGATGATATCCAATTGCATGACAATGAGCATATACCACGTTCCCGAGTCAGAGAAGCAAATGCAGAGTGcgtcaatctcttcttccttctttttttcctgtcgTCCCTGTGTACATTCAGTTCGCCAAATCCGTTGTTACTTCACAAGCTGA
- a CDS encoding uncharacterized protein (EggNog:ENOG41), whose amino-acid sequence MMQGLKELVEEWPNLRGLVLMTHDKSAAKMYQRELGALDWDQGPSAGLVLLEMPGGGVKDLPEDHK is encoded by the coding sequence ATGATGCAGGGCCTCAAAGAACTTGTCGAGGAGTGGCCAAACCTGCGAGGCCTCGTCCTCATGACGCACGACAAATCCGCCGCAAAAATGTACCAGCGCGAGCTGGGAGCTCTTGACTGGGACCAAGGTCCGTCTGCGGGattggtgctgctggagatgcccGGTGGCGGCGTCAAGGATCTCCCAGAGGATCACAAATGA